The following proteins are co-located in the Plectropomus leopardus isolate mb unplaced genomic scaffold, YSFRI_Pleo_2.0 unplaced_scaffold7431, whole genome shotgun sequence genome:
- the LOC121940090 gene encoding endoplasmic reticulum resident protein 27-like: TAVGLFNSEVKTHLLLFANRGTKEYTELTEKLRALAPEFTGKFLFVLVNGAVKSNLRSLAYFGLKSNNLPRVGLYDGDTDMKWLLPEGEISTE; this comes from the exons ACAGCAGTGGGCCTGTTCAATTCTGAGGTGAAGACCCACCTGCTGCTCTTCGCCAACAGGGGGACTAAAGAATACACCGAGCTGACGGAGAAACTGCGAGCTCTGGCCCCCGAGTTCACAGGCAAG TTCTTGTTCGTGCTGGTTAACGGAGCAGTCAAGTCCAACTTACGATCACTGGCCTACTTCGGCCTCAAGTCTAACAACCTGCCGCGAGTTGGTTTGTACGATGGCGACACTGACATGAAGTGGCTGCTGCCTGA